A single region of the Zootoca vivipara chromosome 2, rZooViv1.1, whole genome shotgun sequence genome encodes:
- the LOC118076547 gene encoding NADH dehydrogenase [ubiquinone] 1 alpha subcomplex subunit 3-like: protein MTALSKMILFLKNGWSKDPIIVLSFGIGFMTLLGPWVSPLMKYSAMINQAVSYTYPVLVQDDGNMPDIPSHSCDKEGPSLEWLKNF from the coding sequence ATGACTGCACTGAGTAAAATGATCCTGTTTCTGAAAAATGGATGGTCAAAGGATCCAATTATCGTTCTTTCTTTCGGCATTGGTTTTATGACTTTGTTGGGACCATGGGTCAGTCCCTTAATGAAATACAGTGCCATGATCAACCAGGCTGTATCATATACGTATCCGGTTCTGGTTCAGGATGATGGCAATATGCCAGATATTCCCTCCCACTCTTGTGACAAGGAAGGGCCAAGTCTTGAATGGCTAAAGAACTTCTGA